The Setaria viridis chromosome 6, Setaria_viridis_v4.0, whole genome shotgun sequence genome includes the window AGCTGCCAGCATCAGGGATATTGGACCTAATAGATCAAAAAATAACAATTCCACACAACATCAAAATAATTTGCTAAAGCGGGTTGCTGACGCCGCTTCTTTCTCCTGACGCTCCCTTGCCTCACGCTCCCTCGCTTCCCTAGCTTTCTTCTCTGCCATCCGGTGCCCCTCCTCGTGATCGCGGGTGAACTTGACTTTGTACATGCCTTCCTTGAGACGGCAAGGGCGGCACCCCCACTACTCCATCCGATTCAACATCTCGCCGCCGagcgcccccacccccaccggGGCATCCGCGCGCGCGTTGGCTTCTCTCCGCGCGCGcgcctgccgccaccgccccacCGGACTGTCATCACCGTTGCCGCCCTCGAGCTCGAGCGCGTCGTTCGCGGCGGCTCCCCCCATTGGTCGGTCCCGCCGAGCGCCGCCTCCCTTCGTCGCgtgcgtcaccgccgccgccgccgcccgctgcgtTGCTTGAGGAAGGAGTTGAAAGAGGAGCCTGCTGATGGCTTGGGCCGAATTTTCGGGTGGTATAGAGAGGCTTTGTTTTCTCGAGGGAGGTTGTTTTATCAGTATACTCCTGTAGATAACTCCTGTTAGGAAAAAGCCCATGGGCCAGCaatgaattgggcttccaaatCACTGCGGCCTGCTAACAACGAATGAATGCGAGCGACTTCCACTTGCACAGTGTGTAAGATCTCCACTGTTTCCGCTCCACTCCGATTCAGCCCCCAAAATGGCTGAGAGATCGCCGGCTGCCGCTCGCCACCGCTGCTGCTGGGGGCGCACCGTTGCTCTTCGACGGAGGAGACGCTCGGGTATCTCTTGCCGGACGGAGGAACGAGGAGTGCTCCGCTTGCTTTCCGACTTCAAGCCCGAGGTTTTGCTTCGACACGGGCAGGAGGATGAAGAGGCAccaagggaagggaagggacgCCCGGAGTGAGGCGGAACTCCGGCGAGGCGACGCGGAGGTGCGGAGGACCGGGTCGCCGATCGGTAATTTTGCAAATGACCCTCGCGATCCGATTTTTTGTAAAATACCTCTATTATTTTCATTAAACCTCAGCCATTATTGATCGTGATCCGATTATTTGCAAATGTCATACGGACACACACTGGCAAATGTCATACGGACATACGGAATTATAGTTAACTATGCGTTAGTCATACAAGGAAGTATTTGATTAGCAAGGTAGCAAGTAACATCGGCATCTAGCAGAACAAATTAATTAGAGAGTTTCATTCACATCCCTCAGTTCCAAAAGTGCTCACATCCCTCAATTCCAAAATCACAGCAAGAGAGTTCTTAAAATTTACTAGTATATCCATTCATGTCGGTATTTCTAAGTTACTGACAAATCAATCTACCTTCAATTCATTTATATGTTCGTTCTTCATGTTCCTACATGAAGTGCAAACTTATGATTATCTCCCGTTTTCTTCCAAAACTAGTACCGCCAGTATCCACCCCAAATTGTCAATCACCTAAGCACTATGTGCGAGTAAAACTAAAGATTCAAAGGTGAGGAAAGTACAAAGGAGATCCAGGACAGGACGGACCTGGAATTGCTCCATCGGACATGTTACAGAGAAGCTAAAAGATTTCAGTATTAGCACTAGTGCCACATCAGTTTCGCGATGTTGAAATGACAAATATCATTATAGAGTTACAGAACACAGACACACTTAGTACCATTTGCAATGGTTGACAGGTAGGCCAATCAGGCATTCAGAGCAGGGCATACTTATTAGCAAGGTATTAATTACCATTCTCATCCCTTATTGCCAATCAAAATGAAACATCTATTGTCAATTATAAGTTTCTACATTCAGCATAAGCTAACTCTGTTTCAGAATTCGGATATGTTCATTGTTCCTGTTGTGTGATTTAAATGCAGCATGTCCTAAAGATATCAGACCTGGAATTGCTCCATCAGAATGTTAGACAGCTAGCTAAGATTGTTTGGAGGACCACAACCGCAAAGTTTCTGATCCAGTATTATATTAGCACTAGTGCTACATCAGTTGCACAATGTTGAAATGGCAAGCATCAGAGTTACAGAATACAAACACACTTAGTACCATTCGCAATGATTGAATTATAGGGAAATCAGGCATTCAGAGCAGTACATAGTGAGATTAGTAAGGTAGTACCATTCCCATCCCTTATTGCCGATCATAATGAAACATCTATTGTCGATTATAAGTTTGTACATGCAGTATATCCAATTAACCTAACTCcgtttcagaattcagatatgTTCATTCTTCCTTTCGCATGATTTAAAAGCAGCAGGCACAGCACATGATTATTCTTTCTTCTCCCCCAACCAACCAAACCAATATACCACCAATCCATTCCAATTCCCTAATAAGTAGCACTATGTTCATCACATGTTTGGCGTGTACAGTTACAGATTACAACAAGCAAGCTGCTGACTGCTGAGGAGGAGAGTACAGAGGATTTGCAACAATGATCCAGCCAGCCAGAGAGGATGGATTTGCAGCAGGGGAGGATGTCAGACCTGGAATTGCTCCATCTGGACGTCGGACGCCTTGAGCGGGACGTAGTCTCCGAGGTACACCTCGAGGTGGTCGGAGATGCCTGCCTTGTCGATGCTCTCGTGGTGGTAGCTCTTGCAGACGAGGTAGACGAGGGTCTGGGCGACGAGCGCGAGCATGACGACGCAGGagagcgcggcgagcgcgaggaggcCGACGAGGAGCCTCGCGAGGGCCGGTGAGGACCCGCCGGCCTTGACGACCCAGGCGCGGAAGGCGAGCTCGACGACTGCGAAGACGAGGTTGAGCGTGACGAAGATGGCCGCGGCGGTGGGCAGCTTCCCCCTGATGAGGTCCCTGCTCTTGCGCATGGCTGCGAAGCCCTTGTAGTCCTCGAGCACGGAGACGACGCTGGCGAGGTGCCACACGACGCTGATGTAGACGAGTCCCACGAGGtaggcgacgacgaggaggaacgCGAGCAGCCCCGCGAGCCCCGACCCGTTATCCGCGGCGACTAGGAGcccgaggaagacgacgacgaacaCCGCGTGGTACGCGAAGAGGAGCGCGAAGGCCGCGAGGAACGTGGCCGCGAGCCTCCTCCACACCCGGGGCACGACGGAGAGCACCCGCGGGAAGGTGAGCGCGTCGTGCTTGGCGGAGTAGACGGAGGCGAcggagaagacggcggcggcggtggcgaggagggagaggaggaggagggcgaggaggtaGGCGGccttgaagaggaggagggcgagccAGTCGGAGGCGAggcgggagaggaggcggcgctgggcgtCGGTGCCCGGGGCGGAGGAGTCGAGGGCGGTGTCGTCGGTGTCGATGTGGGTGAAGAGCGCGTGGGAGATGGCgacgtggaggaggaagagggcggcgagcgggaggacgaaggcggcggcgacgcgggcgaAGAGGGGCCGGTGCGGGCCGCGGAGGATCGATGCGGAGGCGGCGTAGATGCCCGCCGCCCCCAGGaactgcagctcctccggctCGCACTCCATGGCCTCGATCTGCGGGGGGTGGGATTGCTTGGGGTGGgtggggaagggagggagggattgGGGAATTTCCTTCTGGCCGGTGGGAAGGGGAATGGGGATGGAAGGCtctggaggaaggaggaagcgAGGCGGAGATAGAagcagaggaggaaggcggcTTGCTTCTTCCCGTTGGTTGGTTTCGGAGGCGGGGTTGATTGGGTCAAGCAAGCCCGTCAACCGAAGAAGCGAGGTGGCGACTGGTCAGCGTTGACGCGCTTACTACCAGGAGCGGATGGATCGTATTGTTGTCTGATTAATTAGCTTGGAACTGAGAAAATATGCGTGTGTTTTTTATATTAATCCGGGAAATGGTTTTCTCTCGTTCACCGTGCGTTTAGGTTGTTTTAattgttttctaaatttataaatattattgtgtatctagatatacattaaattaaaaaaaataaaatgatctGCAATTTAGAACGAGAAGGGCAGTAGATGGTATTATTGCCTTTGCTACTTGCCACGACCAGCCGTACCCAAGTTACGCCAACACTAGTGCGACAGGATAATGCATGCAACTTGCCACGACTACTGGGCTTGCACCACCGTGCTATATATAGTGCATCAATGTAGGTGGCAACAACAAAGTTTGGTGGGATTCTTTCCTCTTGTTCGACCTGTCCAATCATCGAGTTTTGAGAGGTAGGCTTCGGAATTAATTGATACTTAGACCCTATTTAATTGATACTTTTGGACTTTCTGTTTTTTTGGATGTTCAAAAGACAATAGTCCTCCAAAGTCATAAGCTATAAAAAGAATACGTCACATGTTGATTCTGGCTTTTAGCTTTTGgaatcattttgactttttcaaCGTTCTAAAAAACTCATAGTTCAAAAGTTTCTAGAAATCCCCCTCAGAAAAAAAAGGTTCCTAGAAACAACATGGCCTTAGATGGTTGGAATAGTACGTAGTAGACGCGTCACCGTTAATTTTGGCAGAATTAGCCATTcgcataacaaaaaaaaaaaggtatgtTTTGTACACATGCGCGTTACGCGTACGACTTTGTGCCACGATAACACCAAAAATGTCATTAACTGATTGACTGGAGAACAATCACCATCGTTCGGCAGTCCCTCTCAATAACTAATTGCGGTTGCTTAACACTAGCTAGCTAGTCCACCTGCACGTGCACACACAGTTGACACACAAAGAAATTCAGGAAGATATTGCCATGAGACATCGAGATAAACTCCTTATCGAACTTTATGTGACCTTAAACTTTTCTCCTTAAATGAATTACCCGTGCTCCTGcttcgtaaaaaaaaaaagttgacacACAAAGGAACGCAAACCACGACATGTACGTCGTGCCATGCATAATCCTACCATACGCCGTGTTTTTCTTTCTACATCCTCCCTCATCTTCCCTTCTCTTCTCTTGACCGGCAAAAAGATAAGACTTGTGGAATTCTATGGCGTTTTATGTTACGTACAAGGTGACGTAGTTTCCGCTGACTGTCCTTTCCCGCTGACGATTATTATTACTGTAGCGTATTTCACCCGTGTAGTAAAATTGTCCACCATCTTCATTCTTCAGCTTCTTTTTAATCGGGCCCCATACATGAATGGACCTTTTCTGGGCCTCCGTCCACTACTCCACTGTAATATAGCCCAGTAACAGTTTACTCTCTCTATCTTTCCCCggcacccccctcccccccccccccccccccccccccccccccccacacacacacacacacacacgcacacaattTCCCCATCACAATCACACGCTAGTAGTAAAATGCACGCATGGTCCACGTGCTATACAATAGTAGTACTGTACTAGGCACCTTTCATCCGTCGGTTCGCCGGTCCCCATCTGTCAGTACAAACCGATACGATCACGAGATACACACGCAGACATGCTCATGCATGCA containing:
- the LOC117862222 gene encoding uncharacterized protein, with the translated sequence MECEPEELQFLGAAGIYAASASILRGPHRPLFARVAAAFVLPLAALFLLHVAISHALFTHIDTDDTALDSSAPGTDAQRRLLSRLASDWLALLLFKAAYLLALLLLSLLATAAAVFSVASVYSAKHDALTFPRVLSVVPRVWRRLAATFLAAFALLFAYHAVFVVVFLGLLVAADNGSGLAGLLAFLLVVAYLVGLVYISVVWHLASVVSVLEDYKGFAAMRKSRDLIRGKLPTAAAIFVTLNLVFAVVELAFRAWVVKAGGSSPALARLLVGLLALAALSCVVMLALVAQTLVYLVCKSYHHESIDKAGISDHLEVYLGDYVPLKASDVQMEQFQV